Proteins from a genomic interval of Ralstonia wenshanensis:
- the hutI gene encoding imidazolonepropionase: MTDPANLHWDALWTNVHLATLTADADGYGEIRDGAIAVKDGRIAWLGYRADVPVNARATREHDGAGAWLTPGLIDCHTHLVYAGNRSNEFEARLNGVPYEEIARSGGGILSTVRATRAASEDALAEASLPRLNALRAEGVTTVEIKSGYGLNLETERRMLRVARRFGQALPVRVRTTFLGAHAVPPEFAGRADDYIDHLCIDVLPALAAEGLVDAVDAFCETIGFTPAQTARMFDAAQRHGLPVKLHAEQLSDQGGAALVARYGGLSADHLECLTDAGIAAMAQAGTVAVLLPGAFYCLRETRLPPMAALRAAGVPMAVSTDCNPGTSPLSSLLLAMNMACTLFRLTPLEALTGATRHAAAALGLSGTCGVLAPGCAADFALWRIDRPADLAYAMGLNPCAGVVKDGVVVA, encoded by the coding sequence ATGACTGATCCGGCCAACCTGCACTGGGACGCGCTCTGGACCAACGTCCACCTCGCCACGCTCACCGCCGATGCTGACGGCTACGGCGAAATCCGTGACGGTGCCATCGCGGTCAAGGATGGCCGCATTGCGTGGCTCGGCTACCGCGCTGATGTGCCCGTCAACGCCCGCGCCACACGCGAACACGATGGCGCCGGCGCGTGGCTCACGCCCGGCCTGATCGATTGTCACACGCACCTCGTCTACGCCGGCAACCGCAGCAATGAATTTGAAGCGCGCCTGAACGGCGTGCCGTACGAAGAGATCGCGCGGTCGGGCGGGGGCATCCTGTCCACCGTCCGTGCCACGCGTGCGGCCAGCGAAGACGCGTTGGCCGAAGCCAGCCTGCCGCGCCTGAATGCGTTGCGCGCCGAAGGTGTCACCACCGTCGAAATCAAGTCCGGCTACGGCCTGAACCTGGAAACGGAGCGCCGCATGCTGCGGGTCGCACGGCGCTTCGGCCAGGCGTTGCCGGTGCGCGTGCGGACAACCTTCCTCGGCGCGCATGCCGTGCCGCCCGAATTCGCCGGCCGTGCGGATGACTACATCGATCACCTCTGCATCGATGTGCTGCCCGCCCTCGCAGCGGAAGGTCTGGTCGATGCTGTTGACGCCTTCTGCGAAACCATCGGCTTCACGCCCGCACAGACGGCGCGCATGTTCGACGCGGCGCAACGCCACGGCTTGCCGGTCAAGCTGCACGCCGAGCAACTCTCCGACCAGGGTGGCGCAGCGCTGGTGGCTCGCTACGGCGGCCTTTCAGCGGATCACCTCGAATGCCTGACCGATGCCGGCATCGCAGCCATGGCGCAGGCCGGCACTGTGGCTGTACTGCTGCCTGGCGCGTTCTACTGCCTGCGCGAAACGCGCCTGCCGCCGATGGCCGCCCTGCGCGCCGCCGGTGTGCCGATGGCCGTGTCGACCGACTGCAACCCTGGCACGTCGCCGTTGTCGTCGCTGCTGCTGGCGATGAACATGGCGTGCACGCTGTTCCGCCTGACGCCGCTGGAAGCGCTGACCGGCGCCACGCGTCACGCCGCCGCTGCGCTGGGTCTGTCAGGCACGTGTGGGGTCCTTGCCCCGGGCTGCGCGGCAGATTTCGCGCTCTGGCGCATCGATCGGCCTGCCGATCTAGCCTATGCGATGGGGCTCAACCCGTGTGCCGGTGTGGTCAAGGACGGCGTGGTGGTGGCGTAA
- a CDS encoding RNA-binding S4 domain-containing protein: MKVSTDAADRVRIDKWLWAARFFKTRSQATDAVERGRVQINDQPVRPAKDVKIGDHVRVHAHEQQWEVEVLALAEVRGPASVAQTLYAETDTSRLKREENADKRRLYREPATQIAGRPTKRDRRRIDKLGGE; the protein is encoded by the coding sequence ATGAAAGTGAGCACCGACGCGGCCGATCGCGTGCGCATCGACAAATGGCTATGGGCGGCGCGTTTCTTTAAGACACGGTCGCAGGCGACCGATGCGGTGGAGCGCGGTCGCGTGCAGATCAACGATCAGCCGGTTCGTCCCGCCAAGGATGTCAAGATCGGTGACCACGTGCGGGTCCACGCCCATGAACAGCAGTGGGAAGTCGAGGTATTGGCGCTGGCGGAAGTGCGCGGTCCAGCCTCCGTTGCGCAAACGCTCTACGCCGAGACGGACACCAGTCGCTTAAAACGCGAAGAGAATGCCGACAAACGCCGGCTGTATCGGGAACCCGCCACACAAATTGCTGGCCGACCGACCAAGCGAGATCGACGGCGTATCGACAAACTCGGCGGAGAGTGA
- the grpE gene encoding nucleotide exchange factor GrpE translates to MKHTSDTSSNSDMPADTQATQPNQSATGQAAHAYSSQAQRASADAQAVAGDEAAVAEAVADMDVAELRRQLEAAEEKARQNYENWARATAEGENIRRRGQEDVAKAHKFAIEGFAEYLLPVMDSLQAALADTSGDATKLREGVELTLKQLYAAFEKGRVTELNPVGEKFDPHRHQAISMVPADQEANTVVAVLQRGYTLADRVLRPALVTVAAPK, encoded by the coding sequence ATGAAACACACTTCGGACACCTCCTCGAACTCGGACATGCCAGCGGACACCCAAGCCACCCAGCCGAACCAGTCGGCGACGGGCCAGGCGGCCCACGCTTATTCGAGCCAGGCTCAGCGCGCGAGCGCCGACGCCCAGGCCGTCGCTGGTGACGAAGCCGCCGTGGCAGAAGCCGTGGCCGACATGGACGTCGCAGAACTGCGCCGCCAACTGGAAGCTGCTGAAGAAAAGGCGCGCCAGAATTATGAAAACTGGGCGCGCGCAACGGCCGAAGGCGAGAACATCCGCCGCCGTGGTCAGGAAGACGTGGCTAAGGCTCACAAGTTCGCCATCGAAGGCTTCGCCGAATACCTGCTGCCCGTGATGGACAGCCTGCAGGCCGCCTTGGCGGACACCTCGGGCGACGCCACCAAGCTGCGCGAGGGTGTTGAGCTGACCCTCAAGCAGCTGTACGCCGCATTCGAAAAGGGCCGCGTCACCGAGCTGAACCCGGTGGGCGAAAAGTTTGATCCGCATCGCCATCAAGCCATCTCGATGGTGCCGGCCGATCAGGAAGCCAATACGGTGGTCGCTGTTCTGCAGCGTGGCTACACGCTGGCCGACCGCGTGCTGCGCCCGGCCCTCGTGACGGTGGCGGCGCCCAAGTAA
- a CDS encoding thioredoxin family protein, protein MIQNATTSQYANGAIPVDKTAFAAFGMREVNTETFDAAIAAAGDALVCVFFWGVDCFNCEMAKKAMLAQPAAVRELGLNWLHANVYAHPQLGQRFGLHGIPVFMFFHRGKKLGRATGWHGHAQFAAAVANARNKLAGKPLI, encoded by the coding sequence GTGATCCAGAACGCAACCACTTCGCAATACGCCAACGGCGCGATCCCGGTCGACAAGACCGCATTCGCGGCGTTTGGCATGCGCGAGGTGAACACAGAGACCTTCGACGCAGCCATTGCGGCGGCGGGCGATGCGCTCGTGTGCGTGTTCTTCTGGGGCGTCGATTGCTTCAACTGCGAGATGGCCAAGAAGGCCATGCTCGCGCAACCGGCCGCCGTGCGTGAGCTTGGGCTGAACTGGCTGCACGCGAACGTCTATGCGCACCCTCAGCTGGGCCAGCGCTTTGGCCTGCACGGTATTCCGGTGTTCATGTTTTTCCATCGTGGCAAGAAGCTCGGCCGGGCGACCGGCTGGCATGGCCACGCGCAATTTGCCGCCGCCGTTGCCAATGCGCGCAACAAGCTGGCCGGCAAGCCGCTCATCTGA
- a CDS encoding phospholipase A, whose amino-acid sequence MPLHPLRSILGAALLAACAVPSADAAVALLQPSRRVNANQPFTLTLVISGDAAQRSYAVPAKLRVTASADLQGPVEVILDRHNAGAETLHLRPGQVRTVAYTGTLPEVLRGTVRIDVPDLDAAPVLVTLVRGTDAPQIAADGAPTGAARNAAAEATRPGGALGTNPSAPAASAAATATPPTPVAVAGSGEASRPPEDTARLTFHEPMFAAVGAHGGLNAKFQLSFKFRIFQPENPASAALLDNVYFGYTQFSLWDVGKESAPFRDTNYRPSVFYYRPDTGIHGGALTRLSFAGGIEHESNGRDGDASRAINTVFVRPTFHFGDLNDYHWKFEPKLYAYLTRTGNTDIAHYRGFGDFRVSYGAPNGWELAATLRKGTRKAYGSVDAQLTYPMSRIFTGTAGYLFIQYFTGYGESLLDYNHKLGSQLRVGYSLSR is encoded by the coding sequence ATGCCTTTGCATCCTCTCCGATCCATTCTTGGCGCTGCCCTGCTTGCCGCATGCGCCGTGCCCTCTGCCGATGCCGCCGTTGCCCTGCTCCAGCCCTCCCGCCGCGTCAACGCCAACCAGCCCTTCACCCTGACCCTCGTCATTTCGGGCGATGCCGCCCAGCGCAGCTATGCCGTGCCGGCCAAGTTACGCGTAACGGCCAGCGCTGACCTGCAGGGGCCCGTGGAAGTGATTCTCGATCGACACAATGCTGGCGCCGAAACCCTGCACCTGCGTCCGGGCCAAGTCCGCACCGTCGCCTACACCGGCACGCTGCCCGAGGTGCTGCGCGGCACGGTTCGGATCGATGTGCCGGATCTCGATGCGGCACCCGTTCTGGTGACGCTCGTGCGCGGCACAGACGCCCCGCAGATTGCCGCCGATGGCGCCCCCACTGGCGCAGCCCGCAACGCCGCCGCCGAAGCGACCCGCCCCGGGGGTGCGCTGGGCACCAACCCGAGCGCCCCCGCTGCCAGTGCAGCTGCTACTGCGACTCCGCCCACTCCCGTCGCAGTTGCTGGCAGTGGCGAGGCATCCCGCCCGCCCGAAGACACCGCACGCCTGACTTTCCACGAACCCATGTTCGCCGCAGTGGGCGCGCATGGGGGCCTGAACGCCAAGTTCCAGTTGAGCTTCAAGTTTCGGATTTTTCAGCCAGAGAACCCGGCATCGGCAGCGCTGCTGGATAACGTGTACTTCGGTTATACGCAGTTCTCGCTGTGGGATGTGGGCAAGGAATCGGCGCCGTTCCGCGATACGAACTACCGGCCCAGCGTGTTCTATTACCGGCCCGATACGGGCATCCATGGCGGCGCCCTCACGCGGCTATCGTTCGCGGGCGGCATCGAGCACGAGTCGAACGGCCGCGACGGCGACGCCTCGCGCGCCATCAACACCGTGTTTGTACGCCCGACGTTTCACTTTGGTGACCTGAACGATTACCACTGGAAGTTCGAGCCGAAGCTGTACGCGTACCTCACGCGCACCGGCAACACCGATATCGCGCACTACCGGGGTTTTGGGGATTTCCGCGTGTCCTATGGCGCCCCCAACGGCTGGGAATTGGCCGCCACGCTGCGCAAAGGCACCCGCAAGGCCTACGGCAGCGTCGACGCGCAATTGACGTATCCGATGAGCCGGATCTTTACCGGCACGGCTGGCTACCTGTTCATCCAGTATTTCACCGGCTACGGCGAGAGCCTGCTCGACTACAACCACAAGCTGGGCTCGCAGTTGCGCGTCGGGTACAGCCTCTCGCGATAG
- the rnk gene encoding nucleoside diphosphate kinase regulator: MSKAATIYLTELDLTRLENAATRAGNNSPLADLVDDLIARANVVPGNKIPADVVTMNSVVCVVDDAGAEQEWTLVYPEDANVTSAKLSVLSPMGAALLGARAGKSVKYSAPNGAQRSLRIDRVAFQPEASGQHTL, translated from the coding sequence ATGTCCAAAGCAGCCACCATCTACCTGACTGAGCTGGACCTCACCCGTCTGGAGAATGCCGCCACTCGCGCGGGCAACAACTCACCGCTGGCCGATCTGGTCGACGACCTCATTGCTCGTGCCAACGTGGTGCCCGGCAACAAGATTCCCGCCGATGTGGTGACCATGAACTCGGTCGTGTGCGTGGTGGATGACGCCGGCGCCGAACAAGAGTGGACGCTCGTCTACCCGGAAGACGCCAACGTGACGTCGGCCAAACTGTCAGTGCTCTCGCCGATGGGCGCGGCGCTGCTGGGTGCGCGTGCGGGCAAGTCGGTCAAATACTCGGCGCCCAATGGCGCACAGCGCTCCTTGCGCATCGATCGCGTTGCGTTCCAGCCCGAGGCCAGCGGCCAGCACACGCTCTAA
- the hemH gene encoding ferrochelatase — protein sequence MPFLPEPLFQHGQPDRTAILLVNLGTPDGTSPREVGRYLRQFLSDPRVVEIPRAVWWFILNGLIVPLRSRASAHKYESIWLREANMTGSPLLVYSERQAHALQQLLNAQGHDVVVACAMRYGNPSIPSVMQALRKQGVERILVLPMYPQYSGTTTATAFDEVFRVLGEMRNQPELRLVKHFHDDPAYINALHQQVGAYWAQHGAPDFAHGDKLVLSFHGVPRRTLELGDPYHCECLKTGRLLGEALGLQPGQYLVTFQSRFGRAEWLQPYTAPTLEELGRVGTNRVDVFCPGFPADCLETLEEIAMEGQSTFRVAGGKDFHYIPCLNDSEAWIAGIADIALAHLQGWPLTLTHPHVLDASRTRAQSKGAAA from the coding sequence ATGCCTTTCTTGCCCGAACCCCTGTTCCAGCACGGTCAGCCCGATCGCACCGCGATCCTGCTCGTCAACCTCGGCACACCCGACGGCACGTCGCCGCGCGAGGTGGGCCGCTACCTGCGTCAGTTCCTGTCCGACCCCCGCGTGGTGGAGATTCCGCGCGCCGTGTGGTGGTTCATCCTCAATGGGCTGATCGTGCCGCTGCGTTCGCGGGCGTCAGCGCACAAGTACGAAAGCATCTGGCTGCGCGAGGCCAACATGACGGGCTCGCCGCTGCTTGTCTACAGCGAGCGGCAGGCGCATGCGCTGCAGCAGTTGCTCAACGCGCAGGGTCACGATGTGGTGGTCGCCTGCGCGATGCGCTATGGCAATCCGTCGATCCCATCGGTCATGCAGGCGCTGCGCAAGCAGGGTGTCGAGCGCATCCTCGTGTTGCCGATGTATCCGCAGTATTCCGGCACCACCACTGCGACGGCCTTCGATGAGGTCTTCCGCGTGCTGGGTGAAATGCGCAATCAGCCCGAGTTGCGACTGGTCAAGCATTTCCACGATGACCCCGCTTACATCAATGCGCTGCACCAGCAGGTGGGCGCGTATTGGGCGCAGCATGGCGCGCCTGACTTTGCGCATGGCGACAAACTGGTGCTGTCGTTCCATGGCGTGCCGCGACGAACGCTGGAGTTGGGTGACCCTTACCACTGCGAATGTCTCAAGACCGGCCGCTTGTTGGGCGAAGCGCTCGGCCTGCAGCCGGGCCAGTACCTTGTCACCTTCCAGTCGCGCTTTGGCCGCGCCGAATGGCTGCAGCCTTACACCGCGCCCACGCTGGAAGAGCTCGGCCGCGTTGGCACCAACCGCGTCGACGTGTTCTGCCCTGGCTTCCCGGCCGATTGCCTGGAGACGCTGGAAGAGATCGCCATGGAAGGGCAGTCCACGTTCCGTGTCGCCGGCGGCAAGGATTTCCATTACATCCCGTGCCTGAACGACAGCGAAGCGTGGATTGCCGGCATTGCCGACATTGCGCTTGCACATCTGCAGGGCTGGCCGCTCACGCTTACGCACCCGCATGTGCTGGATGCCAGCCGCACCCGCGCGCAGAGCAAGGGGGCCGCCGCATGA